One Asterias rubens chromosome 1, eAstRub1.3, whole genome shotgun sequence genomic region harbors:
- the LOC117297228 gene encoding uncharacterized protein LOC117297228 has product MDCNTTPVMPVEAKTAFQLQMAASSSGDANNIPVIPIEVKPNEDTGRGETWSEADTRHLISVWADSSIQRQLRGLFRNNTVYDEICRRLRVYGVHRTPAQCRNKTKNLRKGFRELKLRSGRCSKSITRQSSIFYKELDKVWGQDFLNNPREFESQEAPPSMSTELKETDESAEMYDNCVLDASNMSDNDPRDYEPRHSHEDLSEEPNEFSDHDGFVYATQPEGYTPTGRHRMESMVEALQQVGHESMERIKETVMDLNRSFLEQQFAAEERREKQSKEHEIRLLEMFMTINGKDRQPSQETVYPVKISQSMGQFHSNHTQSSAGRTRPSSSTAVQDAEGNMECQDNVRLSNKACSISACPSSMKCLVLRLHPGDDITDCLKKLMDDKSIPAACIVSCVGSVKCAELRMADSKTIKKLTTNHEIVSLVGTLAESGMHLHASLSDKEGKVIGGHVMGNMKVFTTAEIVIGQLPGVVFKREMDSSTGYKELEVTPGQMS; this is encoded by the exons ATGGATTGCAACACAACTCCAGTCATGCCAGTAGAAGCCAAGACAGCCTTTCAGTTACAAATGGCGGCCTCATCTAGCGGTGATGCAAACAATATCCCAGTCATACCAATAGAAGTAAAGCCCAATGAAGACACTGGGCGTGGTGAGACTTGGTCTGAGGCCGACACTCGACATCTTATCTCTGTCTGGGCAGACTCGAGCATCCAGCGACAGCTTCGAGGGCTTTTCCGGAACAACACAGTCTATGATGAGATCTGTCGGCGACTTAGAGTCTACGGGGTGCACCGAACACCAGCTCAGTGTCGGAACAAGACAAAGAATCTCAGAAAGGGTTTTAGGGAGCTGAAGCTGAGAAGTGGGCGCTGTAGCAAGTCCATCACAAGACAGTCTAGTATTTTTTACAAAGAGCTGGACAAAGTGTGGGGTCAGGATTTCTTGAACAACCCGCGTGAGTTTGAGTCCCAGGAAGCACCACCTAGTATGTCTACCGAGTTAAAAGAAACGGATGAATCAGCGGAGATGTACGACAACTGCGTTTTGG ATGCCTCTAACATGAGCGACAACGACCCACGAGATTACGAGCCAAGACATTCCCACGAAGACCTCAGTGAAGAACCCAACGAATTCAGTGACCATGACGGCTTTGTATACGCTACCCAGCCAGAAGGCTACACACCAACAGGTAGACACAGGATGGAGTCTATGGTAGAGGCCTTGCAGCAAGTCGGACACGAGAGTATGGAGAGAATAAAAGAGACGGTTATGGACCTGAATCGATCATTCCTGGAGCAACAGTTTGCAGCGGAGGAGCGCAGGGAGAAACAAAGCAAAGAACATGAGATTCGCCTTCTTGAA aTGTTCATGACAATTAATGGCAAGGACCGCCAGCCCTCTCAGGAAACCGTGTACCCAGTCAAAATATCTCAATCCATGGGACAATTCCACTCAAACCACACCCAATCTTCTGCTGGACGCACACGACCATCTTCCAGTACAGCAGTACAAGATGCGGAAGGAAATATGGAATGCCAG GATAATGTCCGACTTAGCAACAAGGCATGTAGCATCTCTGCCTGCCCCTCCTCAATGAAATGTTTAGTTCTACGGTTGCATCCAGGAGATGACATCACAGATTGCCTGAAGAAGTTGATGGACGATAAAAGCATCCCGGCGGCTTGTATCGTATCATGTGTCGGCAGCGTCAAATGCGCAGAGTTGAGAATGGCCGATTCTAAAACG ATCAAGAAGTTGACCACTAACCATGAGATTGTTTCCCTAGTGGGGACCTTAGCAGAGAGTGGTATGCACCTACATGCTTCTCTGTCGGACAAGGAAGGAAAG GTGATTGGTGGGCATGTAATGGGTAACATGAAGGTGTTTACGACTGCCGAGATTGTGATTGGACAACTGCCTGGCGTTGTGTTCAAACGGGAAATGGATAGCAGCACTGGCTACAAAGAGCTTGAGGTCACTCCAGGTCAGATGTCATAA
- the LOC117297264 gene encoding F-box only protein 28-like — translation MDESDTDCLLGHVQHLIDSELTKMSAESMRKASSRCYGEGSQQSSSEREVEHAGKMNLVQLPDLILRQIFRCVSYSYISELRLVCRHFNRVCQDMLNHGSRQLERYHSKCFKHLKSQLPKRESERREHPLARRCEILSAVETRLSLLSMTYSKYIDLQLCCFIPGKVIDEAFTVLYHVQHTKTLQPMSELLRELRDISSMAIEHFDEEIVPTLKKKRSLQVPPCFSSDVLPTNTIFKQMMELKSGLKKRDSLIASVNRKVSTCLAHRKLISEQGQKILQQEQVIMELRNTITEQGHSITGQERRLALFEEKLNRYTMTFDLTQELTVGGCTGKRKSVMEDVNEEEDEGASKKARNI, via the exons ATGGATGAAAGCGACACTGATTGTCTACTTGGTCATGTT CAACATCTTATTGACTCCGAGTTAACAAAGATGAGTGCAGAGAGCATGAGAAAAGCATCCTCAAGATGCTATGGCGAAGGGAGTCAGCAATCCAGCTCCGAGAGGGAAGTAGAACATGCAGGAAAAATGAATCTTGTACAGCTGCCCGACCTAATATTACGACAGATCTTTCGTTGTGTTTCCTACTCATACATCAGTGAATTGAGATTG GTCTGTAGACATTTCAACAGGGTATGTCAAGACATGCTCAACCATGGGAGTAGACAACTTGAACGCTATCATTCTAAATGCTTCAAGCATCTGAAGTCTCAACTGCCAAAGCGGGAGTCTGAGCGGAGAGAGCACCCTCTGGCCAGACGCTGTGAAATTCTGTCGGCTGTAGAGACTCGACTCTCCCTTCTGTCCATGACATACAGCAAGTACATTGACCTGCAACTGTGTTGTTTTATCCCAGGAAAG GTTATTGATGAGGCATTCACAGTACTTTATCACGTCCAACACACCAAGACTCTGCAACCGATGTCCGAACTTCTCAGGGAGCTAAGAGATATCTCGTCAATGGCCATTGAACATTTTGATGAGGAGATTGTACCCACCCTTAAAAAGAAACGATCGCTTCAAGTGCCGCCCTGTTTCTCAAGTGATG TTCTTCCAACAAACACCATCTTCAAACAGATGATGGAACTGAAGTCTGGCCTGAAGAAGCGAGACTCCTTAATTGCTTCAGTTAACAGGAAGGTGAGCACCTGCCTCGCCCACCGTAAGCTCATCTCAGAGCAGGGTCAGAAGATCCTGCAACAGGAGCAAGTTATTATGGAACTCAGGAACACGATCACCGAGCAGGGCCACAGTATTACCGGTCAAGAGCGACGGCTGGCTCTATTTGAAGAGAAGCTGAACAGATAtaccatgacctttgacctaacaCAGGAGTTGACCGTAGGTGGTTGTACTGGGAAACGAAAATCTGTAATGGAGGACGTCAATGAAGAAGAGGATGAAGGCGCATCCAAAAAAGCCAGGAACatatga